In Conger conger chromosome 12, fConCon1.1, whole genome shotgun sequence, one DNA window encodes the following:
- the LOC133105481 gene encoding GTP-binding protein Di-Ras2, giving the protein MPEQSNDYRVVVFGAGGVGKSSLVLRFVKGTFRESYIPTVEDTYRQVISCDKSICTLQITDTTGSHQFPAMQRLSISKGHAFILVYSVTSKQSLEELKPIFEQVCQIKGDVESIPIMLVGNKCDEGHGREVETGEGEAVSKKWKCAFMETSAKTNHNVKELFQELLNLEKRRTVSLQIDGKKNKQQKRAEKLKGKCVVM; this is encoded by the coding sequence ATGCCCGAGCAGAGCAATGACTACCGCGTGGTGGTGTTCGGCGCCGGCGGCGTGGGCAAGAGCTCGCTGGTGCTGCGCTTCGTGAAGGGCACGTTCCGCGAGAGCTACATCCCCACCGTCGAGGACACCTACCGCCAGGTGATCAGCTGCGACAAGAGCATCTGCACCCTGCAGATCACCGACACCACGGGCAGCCACCAGTTCCCCGCCATGCAGCGCCTGTCCATCTCAAAGGGCCACGCCTTCATCCTGGTCTACTCCGTCACCAGCAAGCAGTCGCTGGAGGAGCTGAAGCCCATCTTCGAGCAGGTGTGCCAGATCAAGGGGGACGTGGAGAGCATTCCCATCATGCTCGTGGGCAACAAGTGTGACGAGGGCCACGGGCGGGAGGTGGAGACGGGCGAGGGCGAGGCCGTGTCCAAGAAGTGGAAGTGCGCCTTCATGGAGACGTCGGCCAAGACCAACCACAACGTCAAGGAGCTGTTCCAGGAGCTGCTCAACCTGGAGAAGCGCAGGACTGTCAGCCTCCAGATCGACGGCAAAAAGAACAAGCAGCAGAAACGGGCCGAGAAGCTGAAGGGGAAGTGTGTGGTCATGtga
- the syk gene encoding tyrosine-protein kinase SYK isoform X1, whose translation MAERVNVLPFFYGNITREEAEKYLQQGGMSGGLYLLRQSRNYLGGYALSVACDRMSYHYTIERELNDTYAIAGGRSHGDPVQLIDYHSQESDGLVCLLKKPCNRPRGVEPKVGSFEDLKEELIKQYVRQTWNLQGAALEQAIISQRPQLEKLIATTAHEKMPWFHGAITRDDSEPRLLSPPRTNGKFLIRQRDSNGSFALCLLHGGNVMHYRIDKDKAGKLSIPDGKKFDTLWQLVEHYSYKPDGLLRVLTEPCSRPEGEGANGISTLPPLPRNHPGRDSTGEGILSRIKSYSFPKPGHKKMMARFRAKTTDLNPYATRLENTKHTKEAMPMDTEVYESPYADPDELRTATVDRKQLILEDGELGSGNFGTVLKGVYKMRKSEKQVAVKILKNDDNNAAVRDEMLREANVMQQLDNPYIVRMIGICEAENLMLVMELADLGPLNKFLQKHRDIAVRNITELVHQVSMGMKYLEEHNFVHRDLAARNVLLVTQHYAKISDFGLSKALTEEENYYKAKGHGKWPVKWYAPECMNYFKFSCKSDVWSFGVLMWEAYSLGLKPYKGMKGAEVIQMIEGGGRMDAPANCPPEMYELMKKCWTYKADERPGFTVVEPRLRDYYYDISQ comes from the exons ATGGCGGAGAGAGTGAACGTCCTGCCGTTCTTCTACGGCAACATCACGCGGGAGGAGGCGGAGAAGTACCTGCAGCAGGGCGGCATGAGCGGCGGCCTCTACCTGCTGAGGCAGAGCCGGAACTACCTGGGCGGCTACGCCCTGTCGGTGGCCTGCGACCGGATGTCCTACCACTACACCATCGAGCGGGAGCTCAACGACACCTACGCCATCGCCGGGGGCCGCTCGCACGGCGACCCCGTGCAGCTCATCGACTACCACTCGCAGGAGTCCGACGGGCTGGTCTGCCTGCTCAAGAAGCCCTGCAACCGGCCCCGCGGCGTGGAGCCCAAGGTGGGCTCCTTCGAGGACCTGAAGGAGGAGCTGATCAAACAGTACGTCAGGCAGACCTGGAACCTGCAG GGGGCTGCCCTGGAGCAGGCCATTATCAGCCAGAGACCGCAGCTGGAGAAGCTGATCGCCACCACAGCCCATGAGAAGATGCCTTGGTTCCACGGCGCCATCACACGGGATGACTCAGAGCCCcgcctgctctctcctccacgAACCAACGGCAAATTCCT AATCAGACAACGAGACTCCAATGGCTCGTTCGCCCTCTGCCTTCTGCACGGCGGCAACGTCATGCACTACCGCATCGACAAGGACAAGGCCGGGAAGCTCTCCATCCCCGACGGCAAGAAGTTTGACACGCTCTGGCAG CTGGTGGAGCACTATTCCTACAAGCCGGATGGCCTCCTCCGTGTCCTGACTGAGCCCTGCTCACGCCCTGAAGGAGAGGGAGCTA ATGGCATAAGCACGCTACCCCCTCTTCCTCGTAATCACCCTGGG AGAGATTCAACAGGTGAAGGGATTCTCTCCAGAATCAAATCCTACTCCTTCCCCAAACCTGGCCACAAAAAG ATGATGGCTCGTTTCCGTGCCAAAACCACAGACCTCAACCCATATGCAACAAGACTGGAAAATACCAAACACACCAAAG AGGCCATGCCCATGGACACGGAGGTGTACGAAAGCCCCTACGCAGATCCGGACGAGCTGAGGACGGCCACCGTCGACAGGAAGCAGCTCATCCTGGAGGACGGGGAGCTGGGATCCGGGAATTTCGGAACGGTCCTCAAGGGCGTCTACAAGATGAGGAA GTCAGAGAAGCAGGTGGCGGTGAAGATCCTGAAGAACGACGACAACAACGCTGCGGTTCGGGACGAGATGTTGCGGGAGGCTAATGTCATGCAGCAGCTGGACAACCCCTACATCGTGCGCATGATCGGCATCTGCGAGGCGGAGAACCTCATGCTCGTCATGGAGCTGGCCGACCTGGGCCCCCTCAACAAGTTCCTGCAGAAGCACAG AGACATAGCAGTGCGAAACATCACAGAGCTGGTACACCAGGTCTCCATGGGGATGAAGTACCTTGAGGAGCACAACTTCGTCCACAGAGACCTGGCAGCCAGGAACGTCCTGCTGGTGACCCAGCACTACGCAAAAATCAGCGACTTCGGCCTTTCCAAAGCCCTGACTGAGGAGGAGAACTATTACAAG GCCAAAGGTCACGGAAAATGGCCGGTGAAATGGTACGCCCCAGAGTGCATGAACTACTTCAAGTTCTCCTGTAAGAGCGACGTGTGGAGCTTTGGGGTCCTGATGTGGGAGGCCTACTCCTTGGGACTCAAACCGTACAAG GGAATG
- the syk gene encoding tyrosine-protein kinase SYK isoform X2: MAERVNVLPFFYGNITREEAEKYLQQGGMSGGLYLLRQSRNYLGGYALSVACDRMSYHYTIERELNDTYAIAGGRSHGDPVQLIDYHSQESDGLVCLLKKPCNRPRGVEPKVGSFEDLKEELIKQYVRQTWNLQGAALEQAIISQRPQLEKLIATTAHEKMPWFHGAITRDDSEPRLLSPPRTNGKFLIRQRDSNGSFALCLLHGGNVMHYRIDKDKAGKLSIPDGKKFDTLWQLVEHYSYKPDGLLRVLTEPCSRPEGEGANGISTLPPLPRNHPGMMARFRAKTTDLNPYATRLENTKHTKEAMPMDTEVYESPYADPDELRTATVDRKQLILEDGELGSGNFGTVLKGVYKMRKSEKQVAVKILKNDDNNAAVRDEMLREANVMQQLDNPYIVRMIGICEAENLMLVMELADLGPLNKFLQKHRDIAVRNITELVHQVSMGMKYLEEHNFVHRDLAARNVLLVTQHYAKISDFGLSKALTEEENYYKAKGHGKWPVKWYAPECMNYFKFSCKSDVWSFGVLMWEAYSLGLKPYKGMKGAEVIQMIEGGGRMDAPANCPPEMYELMKKCWTYKADERPGFTVVEPRLRDYYYDISQ; encoded by the exons ATGGCGGAGAGAGTGAACGTCCTGCCGTTCTTCTACGGCAACATCACGCGGGAGGAGGCGGAGAAGTACCTGCAGCAGGGCGGCATGAGCGGCGGCCTCTACCTGCTGAGGCAGAGCCGGAACTACCTGGGCGGCTACGCCCTGTCGGTGGCCTGCGACCGGATGTCCTACCACTACACCATCGAGCGGGAGCTCAACGACACCTACGCCATCGCCGGGGGCCGCTCGCACGGCGACCCCGTGCAGCTCATCGACTACCACTCGCAGGAGTCCGACGGGCTGGTCTGCCTGCTCAAGAAGCCCTGCAACCGGCCCCGCGGCGTGGAGCCCAAGGTGGGCTCCTTCGAGGACCTGAAGGAGGAGCTGATCAAACAGTACGTCAGGCAGACCTGGAACCTGCAG GGGGCTGCCCTGGAGCAGGCCATTATCAGCCAGAGACCGCAGCTGGAGAAGCTGATCGCCACCACAGCCCATGAGAAGATGCCTTGGTTCCACGGCGCCATCACACGGGATGACTCAGAGCCCcgcctgctctctcctccacgAACCAACGGCAAATTCCT AATCAGACAACGAGACTCCAATGGCTCGTTCGCCCTCTGCCTTCTGCACGGCGGCAACGTCATGCACTACCGCATCGACAAGGACAAGGCCGGGAAGCTCTCCATCCCCGACGGCAAGAAGTTTGACACGCTCTGGCAG CTGGTGGAGCACTATTCCTACAAGCCGGATGGCCTCCTCCGTGTCCTGACTGAGCCCTGCTCACGCCCTGAAGGAGAGGGAGCTA ATGGCATAAGCACGCTACCCCCTCTTCCTCGTAATCACCCTGGG ATGATGGCTCGTTTCCGTGCCAAAACCACAGACCTCAACCCATATGCAACAAGACTGGAAAATACCAAACACACCAAAG AGGCCATGCCCATGGACACGGAGGTGTACGAAAGCCCCTACGCAGATCCGGACGAGCTGAGGACGGCCACCGTCGACAGGAAGCAGCTCATCCTGGAGGACGGGGAGCTGGGATCCGGGAATTTCGGAACGGTCCTCAAGGGCGTCTACAAGATGAGGAA GTCAGAGAAGCAGGTGGCGGTGAAGATCCTGAAGAACGACGACAACAACGCTGCGGTTCGGGACGAGATGTTGCGGGAGGCTAATGTCATGCAGCAGCTGGACAACCCCTACATCGTGCGCATGATCGGCATCTGCGAGGCGGAGAACCTCATGCTCGTCATGGAGCTGGCCGACCTGGGCCCCCTCAACAAGTTCCTGCAGAAGCACAG AGACATAGCAGTGCGAAACATCACAGAGCTGGTACACCAGGTCTCCATGGGGATGAAGTACCTTGAGGAGCACAACTTCGTCCACAGAGACCTGGCAGCCAGGAACGTCCTGCTGGTGACCCAGCACTACGCAAAAATCAGCGACTTCGGCCTTTCCAAAGCCCTGACTGAGGAGGAGAACTATTACAAG GCCAAAGGTCACGGAAAATGGCCGGTGAAATGGTACGCCCCAGAGTGCATGAACTACTTCAAGTTCTCCTGTAAGAGCGACGTGTGGAGCTTTGGGGTCCTGATGTGGGAGGCCTACTCCTTGGGACTCAAACCGTACAAG GGAATG